The Kosakonia sp. SMBL-WEM22 sequence CGCTCGCCAGCAGCGATCCCAATCAACAGGATCTGCTGGCCTTTCTCGATGATGAACTGACGCCCGGCAACAAAGAGGAGCAGACGCGCTGCGCATCGCTGAAAGCCGATCTCGACAGCTACAAGTGGGATGGCCTGCGCGATCACACCGATAAAGCCATCAGCGACGATCTCTGGCGACGCCTGAGCACCGATAAAGCGGGCTGCCTGAACCGCAACTGCCACTACTACCGCGAATGTCCCTTCTTTGTGGCGCGTCGGGAGATCCAGGAAGCGGAAGTGGTGGTTGCCAACCACGCGCTGGTGATGGCGGCGATGGAGAGCGAAGCGGTGTTGCCGGAGCCGAAAAACCTGCTGCTGGTGCTTGATGAGGGCCACCATCTGCCGGATGTTGCCCGCGATGCGCTGGAGATGTCAGCGGAGATCACCGCCGGCTGGTATCAGCTGCAACTCGATCTCTTTACCAAACTGGTCGCAACCTGCCTGGAGCAGTTTCGCCCGAAAACCCTGCCGCCGCTGGCAACCCCCGAGCGGCTTAACGCCCACTGCGAAGAGCTGTTTGAGCTGATCTCTTCGCTCAATGCGATTCTCAATCTCTACCTCCCCGCTGGGCAGGAGGCGGAGCACCGCTTTACAATGGGCGAACTGCCGGATGAAGTGATGGAGATCTGCCAGCGGCTAGCGAAACTGACCGAGATGCTGCGCGGGCTGGCGGAGCTGTTTCTCAACGATCTCAGTGAGAAAACCGGCAGCCATGACGTTGTGCGTCTGCACCGGGTGATTTTGCAGATGAACCGGGCGCTGGGGATGTTTGAGAGCCAGAGCAAGCTCTGGCGGCTGGCGTCGATGGCGCAGGCCTCCGGCGCGCCGGTCTCCAAATGGGTCACCCGCGAGGTGCGTGACGGGCAGTTGCACCTGCAGTTTCACTGCGTCGGCATTCGTGTCAGCGACCAGCTGGAAAAACTGCTCTGGCGCAGCGTGCCGCATATCGTCGTCACCTCGGCGACCCTGCGCTCGCTCAATAGCTTCAACCGTCTGCAGGAGATGAGCGGCCTGAAAGAGAAAGCGGGCGACCGCTTTGTCAGCCTCGACTCGCCTTTCAACCATGTCGAGCAGGGGAAGATCACTATTCCGCAGATGCGCTACGAGCCGCTGATGGAGAACGAAGAGCAGCATATCGCCGAGATGGCGACCTGGTTTCGTGAGCAGGTGGAGAGCAAAGCGCACCGCGGGATGCTGGTGCTTTTCGCCAGCCAGCGTGCGATGCAGCTCTTTCTCACCTACGTGCCGGACCTGCGTCTGCTGCTGCTGGTGCAGGGCGATCAGCCCCGTTACCGGCTGGTGGAGCTGCACCGAAAACGTATCGATGGCGGCGAGCGCAGCGTGCTGGTGGGCCTGCAATCCTTTGCCGAGGGGCTGGATCTGAAGGGGGATTACCTCACGCAGGTACATATCCATAAGATTGCCTTCCCGCCCATCGACAGCCCGGTGGTGATCACCGAAGGCGAGTGGCTCAAAAGCCTTAAGCGTTAT is a genomic window containing:
- the dinG gene encoding ATP-dependent DNA helicase DinG — encoded protein: MALTAALKAQIAAWYKALQQQIPDFIPRAPQRQMIADVAKTLAGDEGRHLAIEAPTGVGKTLSYLIPGIAIAREEQKTLVVSTANVALQDQIFSKDLPLLRKIIPDLRFTAAFGRGRYVCPRNLAALASSDPNQQDLLAFLDDELTPGNKEEQTRCASLKADLDSYKWDGLRDHTDKAISDDLWRRLSTDKAGCLNRNCHYYRECPFFVARREIQEAEVVVANHALVMAAMESEAVLPEPKNLLLVLDEGHHLPDVARDALEMSAEITAGWYQLQLDLFTKLVATCLEQFRPKTLPPLATPERLNAHCEELFELISSLNAILNLYLPAGQEAEHRFTMGELPDEVMEICQRLAKLTEMLRGLAELFLNDLSEKTGSHDVVRLHRVILQMNRALGMFESQSKLWRLASMAQASGAPVSKWVTREVRDGQLHLQFHCVGIRVSDQLEKLLWRSVPHIVVTSATLRSLNSFNRLQEMSGLKEKAGDRFVSLDSPFNHVEQGKITIPQMRYEPLMENEEQHIAEMATWFREQVESKAHRGMLVLFASQRAMQLFLTYVPDLRLLLLVQGDQPRYRLVELHRKRIDGGERSVLVGLQSFAEGLDLKGDYLTQVHIHKIAFPPIDSPVVITEGEWLKSLKRYPFEVQSLPSASFNLIQQVGRLIRSHECRGEVVIYDKRLLTKSYGKRLLDALPIFPISQPPMPDVIVKKPEQKRRKRR